The segment TAGATCTCAGCTGCTCGATGCTCACAGTCCTTCTGTGCACTGTTCATCTGTATCGACGACCTGctgtttcttaaaaaaaatcatgccTGTCACTCAGCACTGTtctattcttttatttcatctttactGCCACAGTGATGTGTTTATCCATTttgactgatgttttttttttcattatgttttgcAGGAGCAGAGACGACTCCTCTGAATCCGTGGAGGGCCCGAGATTTAGCGTTCACGACAACGGATCGCTGGAGATCTACAGCGTGGAGAAAGATGACACGGGACAGTACACGTGTTTAgctaaaaacacagagggaacgTCCGCCATTGAGGCCATGCTCTACGTTAAAGGTGAGCAGATTTACACGGAACAGTGTTTGCAGAGGCTCACATTTTCCTCAAGATGTAACTAACACGGTCTCGCCCATTTGGAAGATCCCACCAGCATAGTCGTGGCCCCGGAGGACCAACAGATCCTAATGGGTACCACGGCCCAGCTCTCATGCCTGGTAGAGTACGACAAGTCCTTCAGCAACGACTTTCAGCTCCTGTGGGAAAAAGATGATATCGAGTTAACCCTCAACTACACTGAGAATTCAAGGTGGGatacatgattttttttttttaaaacagcattgCAGACTTAATCCCAGCTTGAAAGTCGTTTTACTTCTCAGCTTCGTCCGTCAATATTGTGTCTCCATCTTTCTATCAACAGATACTTTGTGGAGGACAGTAGTCTTCAGATCATCAATGTAAGCCACAGGGACCAGGGCGTGTACACGTGTGTGGCAAGGACTCCGGTGGACACAGCCACGGCCTCGGCGCTGCTCATGGTGTTAGGTGAGCCAACATGTGAACTGTATTTCTGCTTCGGAGACCCCTGGTGCTACATAAATGcatgacacattcacacagggaTCAATATGTCAGGAGGCCAAAGCGGAGCGTGAACATGCAGGCCATGGCTTAATTAGTGCAGGGCATAGTGCTGTGTCTGACAATCGCTCTTTGAAATCCTATTGACCTCCTTAAATCTGAAAAGAAACAGTTGTGGGCCGCGCAGTCATGCAGCTTGTTCCACATCCCTGGACTTTCGAGAGGATTTCATTGAACATTTGTTCCTTTGGCCTTTCTCTGCCGCACAGATGGATGTGTCTGTGATTCTGTTTTCATGTTGCCATGTTGTTATGATGGTTTTCAGATGTCCCTGATGCACCTGACAACTTGGTTCTGTCTGAACACAAGAGCAAAAGCGTGAAACTGAAATGGTTCCCTGGGGACGATCACAACAGCTCAACCACAGGTAAAAAGGAGCATGTATCAGTATAATGTATTTATAGAGCATATTGAATGAGTTCATCTCGCAGTGACATACACATTAAGGGCGTcattctgtatttaaatagattGTTTGATAGCATCTTGTACAATGTGAATCCGTGATTGATTCATCCACGTGTGAATTATGACAAGGCTCCCTGGGGAATATACCGGCCCGGAGCAGAGTTTGAGGAGCTTTCTGCTCGGCTTGTGGTTAGATAAGCAAGAACCACATCACTGATTGTTTCTCTTCCCCTCAACAGAGTTTATTATCGAGTACGAGGAAAGCCAGTGGGAGCCGGGAAACTGGAAGGAGCTGCTCCAAATACCTGGAAACCACAACTCTGCCGTCGTCAAACTCCACGGCCACGTCGACTATTGCTTTCGAGTGTCTGGAGTTAACGCCGTTGGGAGGGGGCTTCCCAGCGAGCCCACGGAGAGATACAAAACCCCCCCAGCAGGTCTGAGGCTTCCTCCTTTCATTGTTTATTGTACGTTTTGATAAGGTCCTCCAGGCCACTCGAGCTGCCattgctgctgctttgtgaaCTTTAAAACACTCAAACCTGCTGCATAATTGATTCCACTCTTGTTGAAAATCTGCTCTCTTGTGTGCCTATTTCACTGGAGATTTATTCCACTATGCCGACAAAAtctatatttcttcttttctacaGCCCCTGACAAGAACCCTGAAAATATCAAAATCGAAGGTCATTTGCCACATGAAATGGATATCAACTGGGAGGTAAGGAACAGGGTTTGGTCTTTTATTATCCTCTTACTGCAGATTCTGTAATGTGGGCCACCTTTGCATAGTGAATTATTCACATCTACTGCAGTTTTTGGATGTCAAAGAATCCCACtaagagaaaagagatgaagTTTTATTGATGTCCAATAGGCAATTACCAATAGGAATTTAAGAAATGGAAATGGTCCACTTTTGATATTTCATTCGGTAGTTCAGATCTTTAGAAAAGCCATTTCCTGGGATCGCTGTGAAAAGGGCCCCCATTGAAAGGTGCTCATTTTCTTTGATTAGAAAGAGAAAGGATGGccataaaaaggaaaaattttCTTTTGATGCGTACAGTAATAAATTCTGCCTTATTGTAGAAAGATGAATCTGTCCTTCACTTATTATCCGGTTGCCCTGTCAGGGTACCGTAGCTCCTGAATCCCGGATTCATGAGCTTCCCCACTGTTAATTATTTGCCTTTGTGGAAAATCGTATCTCATTCTATTTCTCACGCGCTGACTCCTGTGAGGAGATAAATCTTTTCATCTACAGAGATATACGAAGCCCTATATCAAAGAAAAACCTTGCTGCTAGACCAGGTCAATTGTTCCATTGTTTTATTAGATAGAGGGATAAAACACAGCCAGTGTTCCAAGCACAGTTCACTGGGCTAGCTTGTCATTTTAATCCCTCAGAGGCGGTGACATTGAACAGAGAAATACAAGAAGCGTCTTATGCAATTGTGAAAGCCTGCATGAAACCCCTTCACCccattgttgttatttatttatttatttttgctgtctTTTGCTTCCATCGTTCAGCCCTTGTTACTCATTGAGCAGAATGGCCCTGGTCTAGAGTACAAGGTGAGTTACAGAAGAcaggacatggaggaggactgGAAGGAACACATGGTGAAGAGACACTCCTTTGTCGTGACGAACACGCCCACCTTTGTTCCCTATGAGATCAAGATCCAAGCCAAGAACCATCAGGGCTGGGGACCTGAGCCCAAGATAGTGACTGGCTACTCAGGAGAGGACTGTGAGTAGCTGATATATAACTTTACTCAAAGCTGCACTAGGTTATATGGAATGGCAAAAATACCACCCAAATTGGCAGTTCCCCTCATATCTATGGATGTCTTAGTGTCTTTTGAcacattgttttggttgtgatGTCCTCACTTCTGCTCTTGTCAGTGCAAAAGCTCCAATAAACATGTGGAGCATTGAGGGGCTAAAGATTAAGAGCTAAAAAGAGAGTAAATATTGGACTTACATTCAATTAATGCAGAGGAACCGCAAATTTAATTAATGTTAAAGTTAAACCTCTCTCCTAAaatcccccctcctccatgttagcaatgggacatgggccaaattaGAAAGTCAAAGTTTCCTCGAAGAGggtgtctgtcattttactTAGTTTTTATCACACATGTTTGTTTAAGTTCATCCAAGGGACCTCAACTACATAGGCTTCATCCCCTGATTGCAACTGTGCAGATTCTGGCTCCTAATAGGATGGCAGCTTGCACATGTGGGATATTCtggcctcatttctggatagtgggaggaagtggagtaGCGTTgtccgtctttatatacagactatggtttaataatatataattgtttttgcTTTATCTGGTCTAGAGTAACCACTAACTTGGGGTTTATGTTAGCTAACAGCAAAAAAACTGTGTTGACATTATTGTGCCGTTCACTCACTGAATGACTTTTCTCTACTTGTTATTTATTCTCTACAGTTAATCAAAAGTTTCATTGTTAGATTCAACAtaactctgcagctgctgtaggtTTAAATAAGTGTTAAGGTTATAATATGTCAAAGGGGATTCAGCAACTTCTAACATTTCTCTCAGACCCAAGTTAATGTaagcttcaaaataaagttgCTCTCTAGATATAAACTAAAAGCTAATTGACAAAGATGCTCTAAGAGATAACTGTAAAAGCAGTAAACAGACTCATTATAGATTTTTTCTTAATTTAGTTCTGgtgagaaaattaaaataatgaatgttcTAGTGGCTATTTTCAGTGGGAAAATATTGCAGATAGTCCTGTTGAATAAAACTGATTATTTGTCTGGAGTTTACTGATATAAAAGTAAATGCTTTCTATATGTGAGAAATTTGCACAAACTTCTCGCTCGCCCAAAGTGCAAAGTAGCCAGTGTAGTTTTAGGATATGTGATTTTTGTGGACAAAAAatggttttcattaaaatattttcttctcaTCTCTGCTTAACTCTGGCATTTTAATTATCGGTATTCAGGTGGACTTggtgaaatgatttatttataagctttgtggttttaaaatctTTGAGAATAAATGAGAGGATACGAGTTTCAAGGTTTTTGCATTGGAGCAATTACAGTTTCTGAAGAAGGCTGACTGTATTTCCCTCTGTCCAGCTTTCTTTTGGATTTGCCCCAAGGAGGTCACCTCAGGTCATGACACTACTCACTGTTGTGTCCTTGCTCTCCTGTGGTGTTAGTAATTGCAGTATATACTTACCCCTTTAGAGTcctttattgatttattgattgattgatcaatcCCCTGTATGTGAGCCTGTAAATAGGTGATCTCCAAATGTGTGTAGTCGTTTAGTATGTTTGTCTTTTGCTCATTTGCTCATTTCTGTCGTTGCTCAAACTATGAGTCATTTACAAGAACACCTTTGTTACTTTCCCCTCTGCTGAATGTTTTTCctaatgtgtgtttgctgttgcagTTCCGTCCGCTGCGCCTGATGATGTAGCTGTGGAGGTGATGAACAGCTCAGTGGTCAAGGTTAGCTGGATGCGTGTGCACAAGGACAAGCTACATGGACATCTGGGAGGCTACAGGGTAATACCTCAAAAACAAACCTTTGCTTTTTAGACACAGTTTAAAAGGAATGGCCCTGACCTCGCTCTGAACGTTTGCTTCTCTCACCCCACTCTGTTGTCCTTTACTTGATGTTTTCTGCTCACGCCACCTGAAAGGAAAGATAGACAATTTGCATATTCAGTATCCTGTCAGCCCTCACCCACACGTGTGATGTACAGAGTTTGATCACTCTGCTGAGGatggctctctgtgtgtgttcttaccGATGTAGATAAACTGGTGGCGTCTGCGCAGCCTGGCCAACTCAAAGACAAGTCACGGAGACAAACACACTCTAACTTTCCCTGGGGACCGAAACCACGCCACGGTACCAGGACTGACCCCTTTCTCCGAGTACAGCCTCATTGTCATGACCTTCAACGGGCGGGGCAACGGACCCGGCAGCCATCCCGTCAACTTCAAAACCCCAGAGGGAGGTGGGTTTGTGGAAAAACAGCATGAAATGTATTGATTCACAACTTCTAAAGGGAAAGTCTAATAATAGCCAAGGAAACTGGTTTGGAGAGTTCAACTGCTTAATGTGTGCATCCCCTTCTTGTGCCCCCACAGTCCCCGAGAAAAATCCTGTTTTCAGGGTCACAGATGTACAGAAGCACACCGTCTCTCTGGTCTGGGACCCACCATCCGAGCCTAATGGGATTCTCACCGGGTACCTCCTAGACTATCAGTACAGTACGTATCTCTATGTTTCAGCCTTACACTTAACTAACTCAGATATATTGGTGATGCTCCCGTGTTGCGACAAAGAGATATTGCATTTCCCCTTGTGTTTAATAGTGTTcacatccttttttttcttatgaGGGTACAAGCCGGAAAGACACAGAgtatacaaaaacacacaggctgtttattttaatctgaCTGCATATTAGTGACCTGAATAACCTCACTGTTTGAAATGCACAGCCTCTACCTCTGTATAATATGATACAGTTTTAAAACAGCCAAGTATGTGCTGTACCTCTGGAGTGTATCAGTAAAGCAAAGGAAATTTATCTTCGGCTCACTGGTGATTGTCTAACCCATGATCCTGAGCACGGAAGGAAAAATCATTGTGTTGCTCTAATAAGGCCCAGGTCATGGTgaggtcagagtgtgtgtataGGAAACATGTCAGGGTGATGTCTGTTGGCCTGTATGTCACAATCATGGCTAAGCTAGTGCTGACCAAGGCCACTGTGTCACAGTCTGTTAAGGTCCCTGCTTACTGACCCTATACTGTCCGCAGGGGATGTCTTCACAGCAGCTTGCAGTCCTTGGGGATAGCATCACTGAGCACAtcacatgtgtgcacacacactttgctgttATGACTTTAAACAAAAGTCACAACAGAGCTAATGACTAACTTTTAACAATGTCCCAGCGTCACATTTCCCAGCTAATTGAGTTTGATTTGGCGGCTGCACAAGGGGGCCAAGTGTCACACAGTATTTCAGGAGAGGACGTTTTCATTGTGCCACAGCAATAAAGCTGATGGACTCCTTGAAGTGTGACTTTTGTTGAAGTCCCCTTGAAGAAGTCATGTGCGAAATGTTGAGGAGTATCAGTGTATCATCAGTGACACAAGTGGAATCTCCAGCTGCAGCGCAGCTGTTTGAGGGCGACGCCCATCTTTGCAGCATCCTTTAATCACTTCACGTCTCACAGGTTTCACCATTGTAACATTGTTGAACACATTGAGCATACGGTAATACCAGGCTGTTTCAACTGCTTCAACTACACTGCTTTGAAATGGCACATTGTCTGTGTGAAACCTTTTGATCATTGTGTCAGGTTATCACCAATGTGTTAATAACATTAGCAGGCATTAGAAATACTTTTCGAAACATTAAGGCTGAATGAATCCTCAAGCTTCCCTCACTGCTGAGAGGACGGTGTGGTCACACTAAGAGCTGCCAACTGACTGTGAAGCCTGAGGTCAAAGGAGGCCAGTAACAACTAACTTAAAGCCTTTACCTCCCAGCAAACTGCCAACTGGGTCCTAAAAGTGAGATGAGGTCTCAAATTtaaaacttttcctttttcttttcctttgatTTGATTAGCACTtaactaaaacatttttttgtgttttttggctCAGATTCATACCACATGCTTTTCAAGGTCATCAGATAGCTGTGCACATCACACCAAATGACTTGGTGTTCAAAGTTCATACTACATGATTGACTGGTGACAAGGGATCACACATAACACAATATCTCACCAGGACAAACCCCCAGGTACttcgataagactggaaaagcgctatataaatacagtccattacCTTTACTATGTCTGGTCTCAAACCTAGCTTGatcacaaaaatacacaagagAAGAGACACAGTGAATCTGAATGATCCTCCTGTTCTTCTGTGCCAGCCTGCTAAGAAATGACACATCAAGCTGGATGAGGTGAAACAGAAATGATTCAGTGGACATCACAGTTGCTAGAAATAGTGAATGGAAATTATTCTAAACTTTTCCGTCAACAAAGTCATATTTTTCATaactcaggaaaaaaaacacaaagttagaggGCATGTCACCTCTACATGTTCCTCTTCACACTGCCTTCATACCAACCTACCCTCTGATTGGCAGTGGTGCTGATTCATCTAGATATTTAGCATGCTAGAAATGTAGGCGTCAAAATGCATCAATGCTGAGGATACACATGGCATCCACGCTAGTCCGGAGTTTTAGTGCCACTAGGACAGAGAATTTTAGAAATGCTGCTGACCCCCTTTCAGTTTGAAACTCTGGTCCTTCATTTTAGAATGGAAGAGCAGAAACAGAtatgtttggaaatgatgacatAGACAAgcctcttgctgattgggtctttctGGTCACAACATAGCCATTGCTGATTcttcaggctcctatcacatgacccccttccgAAAGAAACCTaccggcattagcctcggctaccagtgtaaAACGTGACATTGATAATTAAATACAAGCaatgctgaccctgttgtctttgatagcagctgttgtgcagttaaactgcattaaactgtattttaataGAAATGTCTGATTTGTCTTTTCCCCATTGCTGCTTCTGGTTTGTGGCTTAGCTctttctgcaactaacaatCAAATGCTTCCTGTGTAAACCGGAACTCACATACCCAGTGTAATGTGATAGGTATTTCTAGGTGTATTAGTATAGACAGGGATTAATACTGATGTGGAGCCAAAACACATCAAGAGACAGTTTTAAACTAAAAAGGGAAATATGGAGTTAGCCCTAGTCAGAGGAGGCAACGTGTCGTCAAGCCTCTTGAATTGCATCTTTGCCAAGTTCACACACCAATTGTGACTGACAATCAAAGACCGAATTGGCTttgatgtggttgtttttttttggcgAGCTACGAAATTTGTCGAGTGAAAAACCTTGGTAAAAATCACATGTGTGAACTAGGCTTTACCCTGCAAGTGTATTTTCAAATTGAACTCGTAAGAATTTatgtgaggatttttttttttctgtgtaaaaaTGCAGATTGATCTTTCTGAACCATTTTTCAGTATATTTGAGTGACTGTAGAGTAACTCACCATGAGTGGACCAATTGGAATTTGTACTGCACTGACATCAAATATCTTCACACGTGGGAGTTCAGAATGACCTTGGCTGCTATTCATTCTGTATTTGGGCTGAACTCACACTTGTTGTTGGGTCATGTCTCAGATTACAGTGTTTGTACATCTCGGCCTGTTCCACACTACACAAGGCCAGCTGTATTTGGCCCAGCAGGCTAAGTAATATTTGGAAATCTAAATGTTGTCTGAATTGAGAGGAATAGTCGGCAGCCTTCAGCCAGTTCACTACATGACATGATGTGCCTGAGTGTGTCCGGATAAGTGAGAAAGAGAATAATGATGCTTGTGGCCTCTTCTCTGTACCAGTCTCCAGTCGCACCGGTTGCATTTCTTGccaaaaataaatagtttttattctcacaaacaaaacaaaacattgtgaTGTCTGATAACAGTGGGTGGtatctgagaaaaaaaagggaagcagGCCAACACATTCTTGTCATTGTGTGCTACCAGAGAGACATAGCACCTCTTTCACAGCAAAGGTCACCTCAacacctgctgtgtttgtttttgttacaaAGAACATAAATGCCACCCGTCTACCTGCTCGCCTGCTTTACGTAGTGAAAAATGAGATCCTATCACAACGTAGTCAAAGTGCAGatgacaacacaaaagaaagcCTAGATATAAATGTGCAGAACATCACCTGTTTGCTTGTGAAATGCAAATATGATTCAAAGGGATATTAAGCCAAAGAAAGAGCAAATAACAATTTGTCTTTTGCTAATGttaacaaagaaaatgtgtaaatcAAAACAAGTGACAGTTGCTTTTCTTGGCATTGGAGTGAAGAGATtgtcacttggacattttcttgtCATGCCAGTGAATGGGGATCTTTTGGCTGTGAAACAGTAAAGGCTGGAAGCTAGACTTCTTTGTGTTAGAACAACAACAAGCAAAAAcctttttgttgatgttttagATTATCGtccacaaattaatcaaattatttttgttcAAATCAGAATGAATATCCAAGGATTTCAACACACATATGAAGGTATGAGAGATGAAGACAGATTGGGTATGATGGttcaaaactggaaaaaaaagaccAGGATCAATAGATAGCTTGATAAAGTAGTTTGTGAGCAAAAGAATAAAGTGGATTTAGTTGTATGTTGCTTGTTGAGGACGAGGActttaaaaaggagaaactTCTCCTTATTACAATGTTAGTGTGGGATATGAAGCATGTGGAATAAAATGGTTCCAGGGGTAACAATGCAATATGATCAGAAAATGAGTTAGATTGCTCATGGCTGTGTGTGGGTTATATGGACCAGTGTTTCCCAATAATTAACTAGACTGCTgacctgccacagtttcatattgAAGCAAAACGTTTACACTTCTCACAATAACATATGAGATCTCTAACCTGGTGTGTGCAGCGCTCTTTGCTACCGCGTACTCGTGCTGGGGTCCATAATGTTTTTACCATCGACGCAGACAGCAGGAgctcatagtttcagctgcagttgtggcatcaatgcagttctctctctctcatacaagAACTTGACTTTCACTCATAAGTCTTTGTACCTGTCCCTTGGAATCTGATGGACATAAGAGTGACCTCTGTGCCAATGCACGTGCACCCTCCTTAGCGCAACTTGAACTAATTCTGTGGGTAACCCTCTGGctgttgattatttttatatcttttcGTTTGATCTTTTTTACGCCATTACACACCGTAAACATTTTTGGTGCATTGCTTGTATGACCACATATGCAAAGTGTAATACAAAGAATTTGTCTTTTGCTCTAGTCAACgacacggaggaggtggggcCCCTGCAGATGGTAGACATCCGCAACCCCCGCACCACCAAGTGGATCCTGCGCGAATTGGAGCCCCTGAGCAAATACAAGTTCTACCTGCGCTCTTGCACCACAGTGGGCTGTGGGCCTGTTGTCAGCGAAGAGAGCACCACCACCCTCGAAACAAGTGAGTGATGGGAGGGTCCAGAAAGCATCAGAccaggtggtgtgtgtgtgagatggccTGTGGGTGTGAGAATGAGCGGGTAGCTTTCTGGGGAAgactgagagaaacacagacgaGGGTTTTAGGTGCAGAATTCAGGCTGAGCGAGCGACTCTAGGTGACAAAGCTGTGTCACTGCTACAAAACGGCATTGAACGAGCAGAATATGATATATGCCTGGGCAGCCAAGCTTTTCATATCTCCATATAAGTAATTCTTGTGGATAAACAATTTCATATGGTTGTCGTGGAGGTTTTCATTTGTCACTGTCACAAGAGAGCAAGTGCTTATTGAttggagggagagcgagagctGTGAAACAatcagcagagagaaagggaaactGAGAGTTTTGATGCTGAACTGTGTAATCATTGAAGGAGTTGGTGGGTTAGTAATCATAATGAGCTGGCTTGTAGCATgtaatcttttcttttcaattacTTATCATCTGGTGAGGACTGCACAGCACTCTTCAGCTGAGCCGAGCCCCAGTGAGGTGGTGGGCACTGCGATATACGATGtgaatgaaacaggaaacagtacGTGGAGTCCCCTGAGTATCACTGTAATGAACCGCAGCAACAGATACTCTCAGCATAAACAACTGGGCGGCAAATTTACTGTGGTATAAAGTGGCTGTAATTAGTGGTGCTGAGGGGGTTGCAACACTCCCCTACTGGCAAGAGGCTGCAACAGCAAGgcaaaataaagtttattttaatttaatgcaatttgtaatatttgattTTGTAGCAAGCTTTTGAGTATATATGCACGACCTGAAAGGAATTCAGTACTgcctttaaagggatagttca is part of the Hippoglossus hippoglossus isolate fHipHip1 chromosome 5, fHipHip1.pri, whole genome shotgun sequence genome and harbors:
- the chl1b gene encoding neural cell adhesion molecule L1-like protein isoform X8, which codes for MRSQRSPGLVAVLGWITCYCALYTTAAIDIPLEVLGHVNIEQLPTITDQSPSTVIAFPFDESFPVTCEAKGNPEPEFRWTKNGVEFDPFLDPRLMKEENSGTFVIENNGNLTEYQGIYRCYASNKLGTAISEEIEFYVPSVPKFPKETLAPLEVEEGQPFTLQCDPPKGIPPLQIYWMTINLQHIEQDERVSMGLNGDLYFSHAEHKDSRRDYCCFAAFPRIRTIVQKIAMAVIVKTTNAILERRPSLLTPSGGRSETQLVKGEDLKLECIAEGFPTPQVEWVKIGHQLPVRAKLENHGKLLIVPKVEQEDKGKYMCKAKNLLGEAIHYFTVRVEEPPEWLFEPESQLSMIGSDVLIKCSASGTPPLVISWRVNGVPLQDAPAANRKTLGETIVLHNAKASDSAVYQCEASNRHGSLLSNANIMIMNLPPMILTREGEDYSAVEGKGVMMHCRVFSSPPSTITWSRDDSSESVEGPRFSVHDNGSLEIYSVEKDDTGQYTCLAKNTEGTSAIEAMLYVKDPTSIVVAPEDQQILMGTTAQLSCLVEYDKSFSNDFQLLWEKDDIELTLNYTENSRYFVEDSSLQIINVSHRDQGVYTCVARTPVDTATASALLMVLDVPDAPDNLVLSEHKSKSVKLKWFPGDDHNSSTTEFIIEYEESQWEPGNWKELLQIPGNHNSAVVKLHGHVDYCFRVSGVNAVGRGLPSEPTERYKTPPAAPDKNPENIKIEGHLPHEMDINWEPLLLIEQNGPGLEYKVSYRRQDMEEDWKEHMVKRHSFVVTNTPTFVPYEIKIQAKNHQGWGPEPKIVTGYSGEDFPSAAPDDVAVEVMNSSVVKVSWMRVHKDKLHGHLGGYRINWWRLRSLANSKTSHGDKHTLTFPGDRNHATVPGLTPFSEYSLIVMTFNGRGNGPGSHPVNFKTPEGVPEKNPVFRVTDVQKHTVSLVWDPPSEPNGILTGYLLDYQYINDTEEVGPLQMVDIRNPRTTKWILRELEPLSKYKFYLRSCTTVGCGPVVSEESTTTLETSLASIHGGISTQGWFIGLMSAIALLTLIVLIACFVNRNKGGKYSVKEKEDLHPDVESQGMNDDTFCEYRQPSRHSVHVEPRTPSVQDI